Proteins from one Meriones unguiculatus strain TT.TT164.6M chromosome 10, Bangor_MerUng_6.1, whole genome shotgun sequence genomic window:
- the Trmt1 gene encoding tRNA (guanine(26)-N(2))-dimethyltransferase isoform X2 produces the protein MENGTRPCEERPPAAPAATVTEGAAKIAFPSANEVFYNPVQEFNRDLTCAVITEFARIHLGAKGIQIKVQGEKDLQKVTADLSEQEEEKAEQKENEKLAQGDQPRTAAVGEICEEGLQVLEGLAASGLRSIRFALEVPGLRSVVANDASARAVELIHKNVQLNGVTHLVQPNQADARMLMYQHQRASERFDVIDLDPYGSPAPFLDAAVQAVSDGGLLCVTCTDMAVLAGNSAETCYSKYGAMALKSRACHEMALRIVLHSLDLHANCYQRFIVPLLSISADFYVRVFVRVFTGQAKVKFSASKQALVFQCVGCGAFYLQRLGKASGEPGGRVKFSVACGPPVPPECEHCGQRHQLGGPMWAEPIHDLDFVGRVLEAVTTNPGRFHTSKRIQGVLSVVTEELPDVPLYYTLDQLSSTIHCNTPRLLQLRSALLHAGFRVSLSHACKNAVKTDAPPAALWDIMRCWEKECPVKRERLSESSPAFQILAVEPRLKANFNIREDANPSSRQRGLKRFQANPEANWGPRPRARPGGKAASEDLEKRRLLQNKRKEPAEDPAQRAARLKTFPCKRFKEGTCQRGDQCCYSHSSAAAPVASADPPPTDCAESATEISPGPEADGATAGPGVD, from the exons GGACCTGAC GTGTGCTGTGATCACCGAGTTTGCTCGAATTCATCTTGGGGCCAAAGGAATCCAGA TCAAGGTGCAAGGAGAGAAGGACTTGCAGAAAGTGACTGCGGACTTGTCTGAACAAGAGGAGGAAAAGGCTGaacagaaagagaatgaaaagctGGCCCAAGGAGACCAGCCTCGGACAGCTGCAGTGGGTGAGATCTGTGAG GAAGGTCTGCAGGTGCTGGAAGGTCTGGCAGCTTCTGGTCTGCGCTCCATCCGATTTGCCCTAGAGGTTCCAGGCCTCCGGTCAGTGGTTGCCAACGATGCCTCTGCCCGGGCTGTAGAGCTTATACACAAAAATGTGCAGCTCAATGGTGTGACACATCTTGTACAGCCCAACCAGGCGGATGCTCG GATGCTGATGTACCAACACCAGAGGGCATCTGAGCGTTTCGATGTCATTGACCTGGACCCCTATGGCAGCCCTGCCCCCTTCCTGGATGCAGCAGTACAGGCTGTGAGTGATGGAG GACTTCTGTGTGTCACCTGCACGGACATGGCAGTATTGGCAGGGAACAGCGCAGAGACGTGCTACAGCAAGTATGGGGCCATGGCCCTCAAGAGCCGGGCCTGCCATGAAATG GCCCTGAGGATTGTGCTGCACAGCCTGGATCTGCATGCCAACTGCTACCAGCGCTTCATCGTGCCCCTGCTCAGCATCAGCGCTGACTTCTATGTCCGGGTGTTTGTGCGCGTTTTCACAGGCCAGGCCAAGGTTAAGTTCTCAGCCAG CAAGCAGGCCCTGGTGTTCCAGTGTGTGGGTTGCGGAGCCTTCTACTTGCAACGCCTTGGCAAAGCATCGGGAGAGCCTGGTGGCAG GGTCAAGTTCTCTGTGGCCTGTGGTCCTCCGGTGCCCCCTGAGTGCGAGCACTGTGGACAGCGACACCAG CTTGGAGGCCCCATGTGGGCAGAGCCCATCCATGACCTGGACTTTGTGGGCCGAGTTCTTGAGGCAGTGACCACTAATCCTGGCCGTTTCCACACCTCCAAGCGGATCCAGGGTGTCCTCAGTGTTGTCACTGAG GAACTTCCCGATGTCCCTCTCTACTACACACTGGACCAACTGAGCAGCACCATTCACTGCAACACGCCCCGCCTTCTGCAGCTCCG GTCAGCTCTCCTCCATGCTGGCTTCCGAGTCTCTCTCTCCCATGCCTGTAAGAATGCAGTGAAGACGGACGCTCCCCCAGCAGCTCTCTGGGACATCATGCGTTGCTGG GAGAAAGAGTGTCCAGTGAAACGGGAGCGGCTGTCCGAAAGCAGCCCAGCATTCCAGATCCTTGCCGTGGAGCCCAg GCTGAAGGCCAACTTCAACATCCGGGAAGACGCTAACCCCAGCTCCCGCCAGCGAGGACTTAAGCGCTTCCAGGCCAATCCTGAAGCCAACTGGGGTCCCCGGCCCCGTGCCCGGCCAGG GGGCAAAGCAGCAAGTGAAGATCTAGAGAAGCGGAGGCTGCTACAGAACAAGCGGAAGGAGCCAGCCGAGGACCCAGCCCAGCGAGCAGCGCGCCTTAAGACATTTCCTTGCAAACGATTCAAAGAG GGCACCTGTCAGCGAGGGGACCAGTGCTGTTACTCACACagctctgcagcagctcctgtgGCCTCTGCCGATCCTCCCCCTACAGACTGCGCAGAGAGTGCCACCGAGATCTCCCCTGGACCGGAGGCTGATGGGGCCACTGCTGGGCCAGGAGTAGACTGA